The nucleotide window ACTATCTGCTTCCTCATCATTTCCCACTATTCTCTTCTTACCGCCTTCTTCACCTTTCCAtcatcccccatctccctcccccctcttaacctctccttcaccccattactctctccaccctcctcttcatcagggTGCCAGCGATATGTGACTCCTTGTGCATTTCAGCCTAATTCTGCTGAGCGGTGGCTCAGCTCCCCCTAATCCTGCCATCTGAGCTCTCTGGGGGGGGGTACCAGCCAGGTggcatagagagagggagggagggagagggagaggaggggggtgtacagagcgagacagagagagatagtgagtggGGGGTtgatagagaggaggggggggttgacagagtgagaggaggagtacATAGAGCGagaaacagagggggagggaggagggggtataTCTTTACCAGGATGTCAGCTACTCGAGGtaaaaagagaagaggagacagtGTGTGAAACAAACACCCGATAATTTTCCTTAAAATATTTAACACCTAAAACGGCACAAACGCTGGCATTtgttgttgccatggaaaccatAGCTGGGTTGATTGGCGGCTCGGAAAAATGGTCTTCAGCAAAACAATATCCCGGCTGGAACTGGCTTGAGTTAAATATATAATGAAGATAATGAACACAATTATATTGAAAATGAACTAGGATATTGAAAGGGGTTATTTCAATAGCGAGTCTGATCGTTTCATATGCTGACTCCAGGGCTATACTAAACACGTTCTCATTTGTGGACCATGGCAGTACCAGTATTATTCATACAGAACCTTCCTGGCAAAAAGGTGAGTTCACAGAATGGTCTCTGGATCCCTGTCAAGACCAGCTATTGGCTCAGAGAAGGCATACTTCACTGATAATGGAGAATATGTAAATGAGGCATCACATGGAGTGATGCAGTGAAACAGAGCTGTTTGGTAGCACAGatgggtgacctttgaccctgatAAGGTCAGCTGAACAGTTCTTATCGACAACAATGTTTTTTAAGCATGCGATCAACTTGTCTTTTCATATGATTTCTACAAAcaaccactgcccccccccccccccccccactcaccacTCCCAGACGCGGAGGGACTTGTCGTCAGACGTGCTGACAAAGCGCCGGTTCTCGTCCACGAAAGTGATGGTGTTGACCGCACCCAAGTGACGGTCGTACTCCTGGACCACATCACCCGTCCTGACGTCCCACTGGGGGGAgaagaataaaaataaatttaTGATATAGTAATGTAGAAGATGTGCTTATTTAATGTGGGTGTACAGGTTTGAATTGCTTTTCATGGCAATGgcagtccccctccccctccctccatccctccctccctccctccctccctctccctctctctctctctctctctctctctctctctctctctcaccacattGCACATGATTAATgatccatcccctccccccctctctctccctcacacacacaaatactctcCTGAATCatctggaaggtgtgtgtgtgtgtgtgtacaaatgtgtAGAATATGGGTGGAGTATGAATGTTTCTGCCATCAACCACCAGCCCCTGGTCTCCCACCCTGGGTGAATGTGCATGTGCAGCGTGACTATCCCTCTCTGCAGTGGCCATTACCTGAACGATCTTCTTATCTGACATGCCAGCCACAAACAGGTTCTGCTTATCCTCGTCGGGGTTGAACTTGACGCAGTAGGGCACCTTCCTGTTGGTGAACTTGGAGATGCACTGGCCTGGGGGAGAGGACAGCCTCAGCTTCACTTCTCCAGTCCAAACTACATACACATGCCATTATCTAACGCCATTATGAATTCTTTATGAGAGTGAATCTCGAGGAGTTGGCCAATAATGACGGTTTTCCCCATTTCCTTCATGAATGTTAGATGATAGTCAGACAAGGAGCAGTCCTCAGACTCCCTACTGAAGGAGTTGGCTTTGGAGATGTTGAGTAAACAGTGGACTTGGATCAGTCTCtatactgccctctgctggagagGCAGACTcttacacacaaccacacaagtcgtcctgtcccccccctcccccccacctcgtCAACTGACCTGTCTCGGAGTCCCACAGTTTGAGGTAGCGATCGTAGGCCGCGCTCATGAACTGGGTGCCCGTGTTATTGAAGCAGATATCTCGTACCGCTTTGCTGTGGCCTggagacacaaaaacacacacacaaaaacacactttaCAAAACAAAATATTTCCCTTGCCATGTTACCAAGTCTCCAGTGGTATTTGGTATTTATGGCCTCTGATATTTAATTCATGTGTGTCTCCTCACAGCAGGTTAAAATCCAAAAGAAACacaagaggagaggcagagtgtTCTCgctccaccatccctctcctccccactctccctcatctcatctttctttccttccagccctctcctctgtctaagTGGTACCTGCCACGTCTGGGCTTTGTCCAATCAGAAACCTTTCCCTGTTCAAACTGCCTTTTTATCAGGGCCACACCGTTGCCGCGGTGACAACAGAACCCACAGAGGCTGGTCACAGGCTCATTAACTCCTGCTGGTCACTTGGCTCAATACAGCTCAGTTACACaacaccacactctctctcacacacacacacacacacacacacacaatcacacacagcttGACAAAACCATTCAAGCACTTAGACTGATTTTCGCCCTGTATAACCAGCAGGTCATCCGGCTCTGAACCTCTGAGCATTGGTTTATAATCTCAGGGCTGTATCACATCATTAGAACATGTTCATTATCTCAGGCTGTGTTCTTCATTATAAAGCATTCTAGTGGTCCCTGCCAGACAAGACAAGGACACAGAAAATAGAGTTTCGATTTGCAATCAAAGACAAAGGGAAAAAACGGACCCTTTTCTTCAATCaataggaaggagggagagaaatagagaccaggagagaggagtTAAAGGAGTAAACAAAGAGGGTGATAATACTGCTGATTGTgttgagcacagggagaaacacacacacacacacacgtctcagtCCCCTTCCTGAAACACTGCCCAGCTCCCCTAGACAACCTCCCTCCTTCATTTTCACTCCATTGCTTCTATCAAAATCTGCcttttctcccatctctccccgtCCTCTTCAACTGCGGTCTGTCTATCTACCGGTccttcccatctcctccctccatctctccattcctcccagGCCTGTTCAATTATACATGCAGTGTTCAGAGGTCTGACAGGCAGAACCACAGCTCTACTCTGACAGTCTGGCCCAGCCCAGAGCCTCTGCTGGGGGACTGACCAGGACTGACCAGGGAGAAGACTGACCAGGGAGAAGACTGACCAGGGGCAGCTCACAAACCTATCTGTGCACTCAAGATAACTGTGTATCGGCATCCACTCAGCATGAACATCCTCACAGAAACCTGGCCATCAGACATCACTGCACGATATGTCAGGACCGTGCTGTCATCCACGAGGAACAATCCATTCTGAGACTGAAAATAAACTGTCGGGGGAAGAGACCTAAGATGCTCTACTTACCAATGAATGTCCTTACGCACCGTCTCTCGTTGTACACCTCCCACAACTGGAAACAGAAGAAGCGACAGATTAAACTCTGTGTCCTCGGATCATGTCCCACGGTCACACGATCAGCGTGtctgatctctctccttccctctcctcccgtctctcctttccctccttccctcctcctcctctcctttccctcctcctcttctctccctccttccctctcttctctcctttccctccttccgtctcatctctcctctccctccttccctctcttctctcctttccctccttccctcttctccctccttccgtctcttctctcctctccctccttccctctcttctctcctctccctcctcccgtctctcctctccctccttcctgctcttctctccctcctctccctccttccctctctcctctcccttcttccctctccctcctcccgtctctcctctccctccttccctctcttcagtGACTGGGATAATGCAGGTGATCAGGGAAGGTCTGTGCCTAAACAAACGGGGGTCTTATTTCAAACCAGGGGCTCGTCCTGGCTTAGAGCCTGCCTCATCCCAGCTTGTCCCTTGCTAATCCCAACCTCATGCCTGCCCGGCCCCAGCCAGCAGGGGTCTGGGTATAGCCCTGACACACAGCCTGAGGCAGAAATGGGTCTAATGAGTAAAACCACAGCATGGCTTCCACAagccatggagagagacaggaacacCGCACATGGGGTGGTTGTCCTTCACATTAAAATGAGGGATCCTTTCGTTTGAAAAACAACGGGATGGACGAGAAGCTGGGGGCAGGGGAacgagaggagtggaggggagtggagagggcaggagataAGAGGACAAAAGCAGAGACTGGGATTTTAATGAGCATCACAGTGAGGACTGAATAGCATGGGGTCAAGGTGGAGAAGGGAACCTTACCTTAATCTTACAGTCCATAGAGGAGGACAGCAACAGATGACCAGACATGGGAAACAGACGGATAGCACTGACACCCtgcaaggagagagaaacagaggaagaggggtggagcaTTGAAAGCATTGTTTAACAGGATCAGCCCCGCTTAGAGTGTGTAATATGGATGCGTGAATATGTGTGCCCAAGAACGACTGAAGACCAGTTCTGAGGCAATACTCTGTGAATGCTAATGTTGTCCTAGGCAGGCAGACGCTACACTCCCATGTCTTACTGCACACTTAATTATGCATACTTTCTGTTCAGACCCATTCCTCAAAtcaccctctcccttcctctctctccccatctctctgagaGCTACACACTTTCCCTATCAAGCTatccatccttctcctccatccatcacaCCCCAAACCAAACGTCTGCTAAACCATTAGTATTCTAGCCTACAGGTTTTCAATTAGAACCATGGGGCAGTGTTCCTGGGTGAGTAGATGAAAGCCATGCTCATTTCAGCCCTGACTGATTCTCTTCCCtgtaggaagggaggggaagcagACAGTCCACAAATGATCATCTGCATAATATTGTTCTGTCTTCATCTCCCTGTCTACCTtcaactccatctctctcgctccctcctccctctacctctcaatCTCCCCACCAATCTCACTCCATCATCACGtctgcctctttctttctactCATTTTGCTTTTCCGTCAGTGAACAACAGAATAGGCTTGTCTGTGATGAGTCTGTTCTGAATAAAGGTCAGGTGTTGAATGGAAGAAGAGCTCAGATTAAAGTATCCCAGACTTGTGGTAATGCAAATTGCATAACCAATCCAACAGAtagatcttacatttacatttagtcatttagcagacgctcttatccagagcgacttacagtaattacagggcaaccgaggcaagtggggtgaagtgccttgcccagggactcaacgtcatttgtcacggccgggaatcgaaccagcaaccttctgattggtagcccgattccataaccgctcagtcaTCTGACCCCAGATCTTTACCACACGCCGTCAGAAAAACCTGTGTGTCTCTAATTGCATCCTCTctcgcgctcacacacacattaacaaacGTAAATACACCCAAACGACTCACCTTGGTATGCCCAGACCAGACATGGATCTGTTTCTTGGGCAGGTAACATTTGTCTGGTATGTCTGTGGTCCGCAGGTTGATGCCCACATCCTGGGGGATGTGAAGGTAGGACCTACCCTGGTAGTCGTACATGTCTTTGACTAGGGAGGGAAATACAAACATGGAGTCAATCAAACCTGTAAATATGTGTATGTCTTCAATGCAGGAATCGTTGGATTGGAAGCTGACTCATCCAATCACGTGACTGTTCTTTAGCTGAGAGACATGCGTTACCATGGAGAACGGTCTTCTCCTCCGCTGGAGCCTCGTCCTCATTCCTCCCCTTTTTCTGGCGCTTGGCAGTGATCTCATCCagctccttctgctcctcctgtCAACCAACCAGAAGCCAAGACAAACAACACCAGAGATCAGAGAACATTTCTCAGTGCGATAGAAAACCAGGTCCCACTAATGGCTCTTCAGAATGTCATTTAATGACTAACTGAatacgttttttgttgttgtatgcaTCAAAGTCTTTTTAAGTAAGTTAAACCTGTGACAGGCAAACGGAGGCTTCCTACAGACCGAGCTTACCTCACTAGGTTTAGCTCCGTCCTTCTCATCCGCATACTTCGCCCACGGCCCCAGGAAGTTGTCCATGTCCTCCGCTTCACCCCCTTTCACCTTCTTCCTTTTGTCAGGCTTCTTCGGCCCAACCTCAAAAACAGTTAGACCTAGAGGAAGAACACAATGAAATATTGCAGCGCTTTCTGTTCCTTTTCTTATTTACACCAATAAAAATTTTACTCACAATCATGAATTAGCCCGCTCACCTTTCTTCTTTTCTGCTTCGTCCACTGCCCCTATGTAGCTGTTGGAGGAAACCTGACTGGTGTCCACTGAGGGATCCAGAGCATAGCCTGCAAGCCGAGACTTCATTAGTAACCAGCTCTATCACATTGGCATTTAACCTAAATATTACATTAAAACATGTCTTTACCTGACCTCTGTCAGTGCAAAGATCTGTTTCTGAGTCACACAGCATGAACTCACCGAAGGTGGAGAACGTCCTCCGTTGCTGCTCGAACATGAAGTCGTTGACGTGAGCAGGTTCTGCGTAGCCGGAAAGCATGTTCCTCGGGGCGGACATCTGCTGGGATCTATATGGGTTGGATGGGCCAAACTAGTGGTTGAGGAGTGGGCaaggaatgagagaaagatagatCTGATCAGAGCATATTAGATTACAAGCATTCATCTCTAGCTGATGAAATACGGCTGGATTTATGAAGCACATAGGGGTGATGCTATTCAGCAGTGGTAACCATTTGAAAGAATTGAATCGAATCTTACCTCTGGTGCAAACATGGTTTCATAAGTAGGGTTGTAAGTGACCTCTTTGAGGGAGGGGTCGAGGTGTGTACCCGTCTCAACTGCCTCCTGTTGTGGACACAAAAATGACACCGTTAGCTCGAGCTTATCTTGACTTTGTTGTCACTCACGAATTATATCCGAAACTATTTCAAATGAAAGTTgccttaccaattaaacgtaaAACGTTGTAATGTTGCTTAATGGGACATTGTAacatgttttgcttttcccgcCGTCTCAGCTACACGATACTATTTAACCTATACTGGCCAGCTAGCTTTTTAGCTAGGTAGCTAGCAGTAGCACATCAGAACGTTATCCAACTACTATACTAACGTTGGCTATCATTTCCAGTTACGTAACGTGATATtgaaatgaatacattttaatACAGATGCtacacaaaaaaagaaagtagacatgcaggtggaggaggtatTCGCAGCAAGACAGTTTACTTGAAGCATGCATGATCCGGTAGATAGCTAACaaattagctagctactagTACTAGTAGCTAACTAGCATCGAAATGATGTGTGCGAATGCACCAGTCTTACCTTCACCGCAACCTCCGGAGCAGCATTAAGGACAGCCAAAGACATGGTTGTGTTTGATTTTAACGGCAGAAGATGTGCCACAGCGTCAGGATCAACATTTTGGGGACTGGCATTAGATTCTGACTCATTTTCCGAATCTGAATCGCTCCTGTACGAAACGAGGGATCCTACGGCGGCAGACATGTTGGATGTTGTGAAAACTGACCGGAAACGAAGTTCAGTTCGTTTTAGATGAGAAAACGGAGTCGTCCTCATTCATGCAATCAAAGTAACGTGTGGAGTCTTTTAAATCATCAGTAAAATCACATATCATGATTATTATGGTACtctgttaaaaaataaaataattgtattgtgGGGCGTGTTTTATGAGGTTATTATTTGCTGGTCTGGGAGATTGAAGTGTGcggtctgatctgaggtcagaGGACACCGCTAGAAGGCCTTTGTCAAATATGTTCCTTAATTTTATGTgacaggaaaaaaagaaaaagacagaatcACCGTCCATTCAGATGTAGAAAATACTGCCATGAGAGGATCATATCAATTGATCACGTCAATTTCGATCTGTGATCTTGCATTCATGTAGGCTACAAAGTGTGTCATAATGTGTCTGAGTTATTTGTTGGTTGACATTGATCAATTCTGCTAGTGTTCATAAAGTTACACCCTTACACAAAATAATAATCAATTTGCGAAGTACAGTGAGGGCTGGTATAATCAAATTGCTTCTCATCGTTTTACCCTCTATTGGATGGCCAGTATGACCAAG belongs to Osmerus eperlanus chromosome 8, fOsmEpe2.1, whole genome shotgun sequence and includes:
- the cdc40 gene encoding pre-mRNA-processing factor 17; translation: MSAAVGSLVSYRSDSDSENESESNASPQNVDPDAVAHLLPLKSNTTMSLAVLNAAPEVAVKEAVETGTHLDPSLKEVTYNPTYETMFAPEFGPSNPYRSQQMSAPRNMLSGYAEPAHVNDFMFEQQRRTFSTFGYALDPSVDTSQVSSNSYIGAVDEAEKKKGLTVFEVGPKKPDKRKKVKGGEAEDMDNFLGPWAKYADEKDGAKPSEEEQKELDEITAKRQKKGRNEDEAPAEEKTVLHVKDMYDYQGRSYLHIPQDVGINLRTTDIPDKCYLPKKQIHVWSGHTKGVSAIRLFPMSGHLLLSSSMDCKIKLWEVYNERRCVRTFIGHSKAVRDICFNNTGTQFMSAAYDRYLKLWDSETGQCISKFTNRKVPYCVKFNPDEDKQNLFVAGMSDKKIVQWDVRTGDVVQEYDRHLGAVNTITFVDENRRFVSTSDDKSLRVWEWDIPVDFKYIAEPSMHSMPAVTLSPNGKWLACQSMDNQILIFGAQNRFRLNKKKIFKGHMVAGYACQVDFSPDMSYVVSGDADGKLNIWDWKTTKLYHRIKAHDKVCISALWHPHETSKVITCGWDGQIKLWD